The Petrocella atlantisensis genome has a window encoding:
- a CDS encoding peptide ABC transporter substrate-binding protein, translated as MKISNKIFALLLTLLLIVGMTACSGDNKETTDTTTDTATETSAEPKILKVQVDVEVASMDPQIATDGTSFEVMGTMVEGLYSVDAAGTPILAMAERVDKSEDGLTYTFTLRDAKWSNGTPVTANDFVFAWKRLVDPATASEYSFIADIAGFKNASAIIAGEKGVDELGVTAKDDKTLVVELAFPVSYFESLMSFNSFFPVNEAFFTEKGDLFGTSPDTLLANGPFKMSSYEPAATTIELVKNPDYWDADAINIDGIQYQVIKEAQQTMLAYQNGDLDIATLAGEQVEQFKADPEFNNVVAGYLWYISPNLTVPGLENVNLRKAIALSYDKSAIANNILKDGSIVANFAVPTLLATGPDGKDYRETAGTYYETDKAKAKEFFEMAKTELSQDTFAYTLIVEDTESAQNVAQFIQSEVQTNLPGVTITIETMPKKNRVERMQSGEFELGLTRWGPDYADPMTYLDMWTTGSPNNYGFWSNPEYDAIIQSAKDGELSLDLVARWEALKDAEAIVMDEAVILPVYQKGNAVMIKSAVDGVEFHSVGINRIYKNVTKN; from the coding sequence ATGAAAATTTCTAACAAAATCTTCGCATTACTACTAACGTTATTGCTTATTGTTGGCATGACAGCTTGTTCAGGCGACAATAAAGAAACAACGGACACAACAACGGATACAGCGACAGAAACGAGTGCCGAACCAAAGATTCTTAAGGTTCAAGTGGATGTTGAAGTTGCATCCATGGATCCACAAATAGCTACAGATGGTACCTCTTTTGAAGTTATGGGTACTATGGTTGAAGGACTTTACTCTGTTGATGCAGCTGGAACTCCAATACTAGCTATGGCAGAGCGTGTTGATAAAAGTGAAGATGGTCTTACTTATACTTTTACTTTAAGAGACGCAAAGTGGTCCAATGGCACACCCGTTACCGCTAATGACTTTGTATTTGCTTGGAAACGACTTGTCGATCCAGCAACTGCAAGTGAATATTCCTTCATTGCTGATATTGCTGGTTTTAAAAATGCTTCAGCAATCATTGCCGGCGAAAAAGGTGTTGACGAACTTGGTGTAACTGCAAAAGATGACAAAACCTTAGTGGTTGAGTTGGCCTTCCCAGTATCCTACTTCGAGTCATTAATGTCATTTAATTCATTCTTCCCAGTAAACGAAGCGTTCTTTACTGAAAAAGGTGATTTATTTGGTACCTCACCTGATACATTATTAGCAAATGGACCTTTCAAAATGTCTTCTTACGAACCAGCTGCTACAACTATTGAATTAGTTAAGAACCCTGATTATTGGGATGCTGATGCAATCAACATTGACGGAATTCAATACCAAGTTATCAAAGAAGCACAACAGACTATGCTTGCTTATCAAAATGGTGATTTAGATATCGCAACCCTTGCTGGTGAACAAGTTGAACAATTCAAGGCAGACCCTGAGTTCAACAATGTCGTGGCTGGTTACTTATGGTATATTTCTCCTAACCTAACCGTTCCTGGCCTTGAGAATGTAAATCTTCGTAAAGCAATTGCCTTATCTTATGATAAATCAGCTATTGCTAACAACATTCTAAAAGACGGTTCAATCGTTGCCAACTTCGCAGTGCCTACTTTACTTGCGACTGGACCTGATGGAAAAGATTACCGTGAAACTGCTGGTACTTATTACGAAACTGATAAGGCAAAAGCTAAAGAATTTTTTGAAATGGCAAAAACAGAATTATCTCAAGATACTTTCGCCTATACTTTGATTGTTGAAGATACCGAATCCGCTCAAAACGTGGCTCAGTTTATTCAATCAGAAGTACAAACCAATCTTCCTGGAGTAACCATTACGATTGAAACAATGCCTAAGAAAAACCGCGTTGAAAGAATGCAAAGTGGTGAGTTTGAACTAGGCTTAACCAGATGGGGGCCCGATTATGCTGATCCTATGACTTACCTTGATATGTGGACAACAGGAAGCCCAAATAACTATGGTTTCTGGTCAAACCCTGAATACGATGCTATCATTCAGTCCGCAAAAGACGGTGAACTATCTCTTGACTTAGTAGCACGTTGGGAAGCACTAAAAGACGCTGAAGCTATAGTAATGGACGAAGCAGTTATTCTTCCCGTCTACCAAAAAGGTAATGCTGTCATGATTAAAAGTGCTGTTGATGGTGTTGAATTCCACTCAGTTGGCATTAACCGAATCTACAAAAACGTTACAAAAAACTAA
- a CDS encoding ABC transporter permease: MKKYLLKRIVISFVTLLAILLILFLMLEFMPGSPFNDEKLTEAQIALLNAKYGLDQPIFIRFFNYVKNMLTGDFGVSYTISKNTPISTLLLSRLPISLKIGGQAVLLGTIIGLVLGIIAALKHNTIWDTLTTVISVIGVSLPSYVFALALAYFLGYKLQMFPLLYSSKAPFESSILPTISLCMFTIASIARFTRTEMIEVMGSDYIQLAESKGISGVHLILRHQLRNALIPIITVLAPLIVGLMTGSLVIEKIFSIPGIGSLLVTAIQSNDYNVIIALAFIYSAMYIGIMLIVDILYGIIDPRIRLAKEVSHE; the protein is encoded by the coding sequence ATGAAGAAGTACTTGTTAAAAAGAATTGTTATCTCTTTCGTCACCTTGTTAGCAATTTTGTTAATCCTTTTTTTGATGTTAGAGTTCATGCCAGGTTCTCCATTTAATGATGAAAAACTAACTGAAGCACAAATTGCATTGTTGAATGCAAAATATGGATTAGATCAACCTATTTTTATTAGATTTTTTAATTATGTGAAGAATATGTTGACTGGGGATTTTGGTGTGTCTTACACCATATCCAAAAATACACCTATCTCTACCCTCTTATTGTCACGACTTCCTATATCCTTAAAAATAGGTGGCCAAGCTGTACTTCTAGGTACTATCATTGGCTTAGTATTAGGCATCATCGCTGCTCTAAAGCATAATACCATTTGGGATACCTTGACAACGGTTATTTCAGTTATCGGTGTCAGTTTACCTTCTTATGTTTTTGCATTAGCGCTTGCATATTTTTTAGGTTACAAATTACAAATGTTTCCTTTACTCTATTCTAGTAAAGCGCCTTTTGAGTCTTCGATCTTACCTACAATTTCCCTATGCATGTTCACCATAGCTTCTATCGCCAGATTCACACGGACAGAGATGATCGAGGTCATGGGTTCTGATTATATACAGTTAGCTGAGAGCAAAGGTATCAGTGGTGTCCATTTGATTCTAAGACATCAGCTTAGAAATGCCCTTATTCCTATTATTACTGTTCTCGCACCACTCATTGTGGGGCTAATGACAGGAAGCCTTGTTATTGAAAAGATTTTTTCAATTCCTGGTATTGGTAGCCTTTTAGTTACTGCCATTCAATCCAATGATTATAATGTCATCATCGCATTGGCTTTTATCTACAGTGCTATGTATATTGGAATTATGTTGATTGTCGATATCTTATACGGCATTATCGACCCACGTATACGTCTAGCAAAGGAGGTAAGTCATGAATAA
- a CDS encoding ABC transporter permease has product MNNDLTRETFIFEKNDFEFIGEENISQIDETYASQSYWKDVAMRFIKNKGAVFGLICIIIIIMMSIIGLDLNDNDFDTQIITHQNLPPRVPLIEKFGILDGSEKLNTSTGVLDQNKYIATDGSTTGLEDTYYWFGTDVLGRDIFTRTWMGTRISLYISLVAVLIDMLFGLSYGLISGYYGGKIDNAMQRFAEILNGIPNLVVVTLLIIVLRPGLVTITFSLMITGWIGMSRIARAQMLKLKEQEFVLASRTLGAKNFFIIFREILPNIFGQIITTTMFSIPNAIFTEAFLAFIGLGVPAPMASLGLLISDAFKSFTTHPYMIIPPIVVLGLLMLSFNMLADGIRDAFDPKMKEM; this is encoded by the coding sequence ATGAATAATGATTTAACGCGAGAAACATTCATTTTTGAAAAAAATGATTTTGAATTTATTGGTGAAGAAAATATTTCTCAGATAGATGAAACTTATGCCAGTCAATCCTATTGGAAAGATGTTGCTATGAGATTTATTAAAAATAAAGGCGCTGTCTTTGGTCTCATATGTATCATCATCATCATTATGATGTCCATTATCGGTCTTGACTTGAACGATAACGATTTTGATACTCAGATTATTACCCATCAAAATCTGCCACCTCGTGTACCTCTTATTGAAAAGTTCGGCATCCTAGATGGAAGTGAAAAACTCAACACCTCAACTGGCGTCTTGGATCAAAATAAATATATTGCCACTGACGGTAGTACTACTGGTTTGGAAGATACCTACTATTGGTTTGGTACAGATGTTTTAGGGCGGGATATTTTCACCCGAACTTGGATGGGAACACGGATTTCCTTATATATCTCTTTGGTTGCTGTACTCATTGATATGCTCTTTGGTCTTAGTTATGGCCTCATCTCTGGTTACTATGGTGGGAAAATCGACAATGCCATGCAACGCTTTGCAGAAATCCTCAATGGAATTCCAAACCTTGTCGTCGTAACCTTATTAATCATTGTCCTTAGGCCTGGTCTTGTTACCATAACCTTCTCTCTTATGATTACTGGGTGGATCGGTATGAGTCGAATTGCCAGAGCCCAGATGTTAAAGCTTAAAGAACAAGAATTTGTGTTAGCATCTAGAACCCTTGGGGCTAAGAACTTCTTCATTATTTTCCGTGAGATTCTACCTAATATCTTTGGACAAATCATCACGACCACTATGTTTTCAATTCCAAATGCCATATTTACAGAGGCATTTTTAGCTTTCATAGGTTTAGGGGTTCCAGCTCCAATGGCTTCACTAGGCTTACTCATCAGTGATGCTTTCAAGTCATTTACCACGCACCCCTACATGATTATTCCACCTATTGTTGTTCTAGGCTTACTTATGTTAAGTTTTAATATGTTAGCGGACGGTATCCGAGATGCTTTTGACCCTAAAATGAAAGAAATGTAA
- a CDS encoding ABC transporter ATP-binding protein has protein sequence MKSEKILSIRDLSISFKTSLGSVDAIRGVELDLHKGETLAVVGESGSGKSVTMKAVMGILSGNGVINSGTIDFTYHRDEEKIDVDILKLSKKHMRRHINGKHIAMIFQDPMTSLNPTMNIGAQIMEGMIWHKRANKKEAHKRAIELLELVGINDASKRMKNYPHQLSGGMRQRVVIAIALACNPDLLICDEPTTALDVTIQAKILELIKDIQKKMNISVIYITHDLGVVAKVADYVAVMYAGKIVEKGTVEEIFYEPKHPYTWGLLSAMPDLDTTDDQLYTIPGSPPNLSHNVEGDAFAVRNIYALQIDHRLEPPMFQVSDTHFAATWLLHDESPKVDMPKELTERIQRMLKEAK, from the coding sequence ATGAAATCAGAAAAAATCTTATCTATTCGAGATTTATCCATATCTTTTAAAACCTCTTTAGGATCCGTTGATGCCATTAGAGGTGTCGAACTTGATTTACATAAAGGGGAAACCTTAGCTGTTGTTGGCGAAAGTGGTAGTGGTAAATCTGTCACCATGAAAGCGGTTATGGGTATACTAAGCGGTAACGGTGTCATTAATTCTGGTACCATAGATTTTACGTATCATCGTGATGAAGAAAAAATCGACGTGGACATACTGAAGTTATCGAAAAAACATATGCGGCGACATATTAATGGTAAACATATCGCAATGATATTCCAAGATCCCATGACATCCCTAAACCCTACCATGAATATTGGTGCTCAGATTATGGAAGGCATGATATGGCACAAGCGAGCTAATAAAAAAGAGGCACACAAAAGAGCTATAGAACTGTTAGAACTCGTTGGTATTAATGATGCATCTAAGCGAATGAAGAATTATCCACATCAACTATCCGGAGGTATGCGCCAAAGAGTTGTTATCGCTATCGCTCTTGCCTGTAATCCTGACCTTCTCATATGTGATGAACCAACAACCGCCCTTGATGTTACCATACAAGCTAAAATTCTTGAATTAATCAAAGACATTCAGAAGAAAATGAATATATCGGTTATTTATATCACTCATGACCTTGGCGTTGTAGCAAAAGTCGCTGATTACGTTGCTGTAATGTATGCTGGTAAGATTGTTGAAAAAGGTACGGTTGAAGAAATCTTTTATGAACCAAAACACCCTTATACATGGGGACTGTTATCAGCAATGCCTGACCTTGATACAACCGATGATCAACTCTATACGATTCCTGGATCACCCCCAAATCTTAGTCACAATGTTGAAGGTGATGCCTTTGCAGTTCGAAATATTTATGCCTTACAAATCGATCATAGGCTAGAACCACCTATGTTCCAAGTGTCTGATACACATTTTGCAGCAACATGGTTGTTACATGATGAATCACCAAAAGTAGACATGCCTAAAGAATTAACTGAGCGGATTCAGCGTATGCTAAAGGAGGCTAAATAA
- a CDS encoding ABC transporter ATP-binding protein has translation MEQNKPLLQVHGLKQFFRINRNYTVKAVNGVSFKIYPGETYGLVGESGSGKSTIGRSIIRLYDPTAGKIEFDEIDMSGKLSDQDLKHLRTNMQMIFQDPMASLNPRKKVMEIIAQGLDIHKLYTTKAEREEKVYKILEKVGLSKEHANRYPHQFSGGQRQRIGIARALIMNPKLIIADEAISALDVSIQAQVVNLMKAIQKETNIAFLFIAHDLSMVKYISDRIGVLHNGYLLESGTKEEVFSNPLHPYTKSLLSAIPHPNPNVEKARISETYDYETSGIDYGQGSEQHISGTHYVHGTVEDIKKWSE, from the coding sequence ATGGAACAAAACAAGCCTTTATTACAAGTCCATGGACTTAAACAATTTTTTAGAATTAATCGGAATTATACTGTCAAAGCTGTCAACGGTGTTTCCTTTAAAATCTATCCTGGGGAAACCTATGGTCTAGTTGGTGAGTCCGGAAGCGGTAAATCAACTATTGGAAGGTCCATCATTCGTCTTTATGACCCAACAGCTGGAAAGATTGAGTTTGATGAAATCGATATGTCTGGCAAACTATCTGACCAAGACTTAAAACATCTACGTACCAATATGCAAATGATATTTCAAGACCCTATGGCAAGTCTAAATCCTCGAAAAAAGGTTATGGAGATTATTGCCCAAGGTTTGGATATTCATAAGCTCTATACGACAAAAGCGGAACGTGAAGAGAAAGTCTACAAAATCCTTGAAAAAGTAGGCCTATCAAAAGAGCATGCTAATCGATACCCACATCAATTTTCAGGTGGGCAGCGACAACGTATCGGAATTGCTAGAGCATTAATTATGAACCCAAAATTAATCATAGCTGATGAAGCCATAAGCGCTCTTGATGTATCTATTCAAGCCCAAGTCGTTAACTTGATGAAGGCGATTCAAAAGGAAACGAACATTGCTTTTTTATTCATTGCTCATGATTTATCAATGGTTAAGTACATTTCTGATCGAATTGGTGTCTTACACAATGGGTATTTATTGGAAAGCGGTACAAAAGAAGAAGTCTTCTCTAACCCACTTCACCCTTACACCAAGTCCTTGTTATCAGCTATTCCACACCCAAATCCCAATGTGGAGAAGGCAAGAATATCAGAGACCTATGATTATGAAACTAGCGGAATAGATTATGGTCAAGGATCAGAACAGCATATAAGTGGAACCCATTATGTTCATGGCACTGTTGAAGATATTAAAAAATGGTCTGAATAA
- a CDS encoding transglycosylase domain-containing protein has translation MNFSKHANQKKIQRLNSRYTKIMKLMGTSSVRVLFFSLLLVAVLGISGGIGVAKAILDASPELDFDSLVPVGYTSFVRNQDGVILQELSTGDANRIYVEIDEIPKHVQDAFIVIEDERFYEHNGIDMRGIFRAIFVNLKSGDLSEGASTITQQVIKNNVLSSEKSFERKIQEQYLAIQVEKTLSKDKILELYLNTAGLGRGTNGVQAAAGRYFNKDVSELTIAEAAVIAGITQRPTDYDPVTNPENNRNRQLIILQYLLDQGKISNAAYLEAKAENVYDKIQITNQEFETKSDYSYFVDEVIRRVASDLEVQKGYTATQAINLIYRGGLDIYITQDTSLQNILDQSFADENNFPTVQDDYNVKLMYTASVQTDEGVIHHYEEKLLQSDEEALEHIEFLKSEWIGETDRLISDNALFIPQPQAAMVVIDYHTGQVKAITGGRGQKIGNQVLNRATMSKRQPGSTFKILAAYLPALDTMGLTLAKVYDDVPLTLQIPGAGSYSPKNWYDHAAYNYWGLSTIREGIQWSMNLLAVKTMNDIGIQTGFDYLKNLGFTTLVERRDVNGTIFSDKNIVLPLGGLTDGVTLLELTNAYGAIANNGVYIEPSFYTKVLAHDGSLLLLKEPFTQTVMKETTSFLLTNAMEDVVRAGTGTAVRFNNMAIAGKTGTTSDSKDLAFIGYTPYYVAGVWLGHDDPEKMSHNQRYHTLLWRDVMSKIHENLENKSFQRPEGIVQATICTKSGKLAVNGLCTHDPRGSTARTEYFAAGTAPTEACDVHVKITVCKDSGLLPTVYCPTDSLVQRVYTARTEPLDPASWDPARPPRIRDYVYELPSTIENEYCNIHTHIEPIPQPLPNTLPSLPLE, from the coding sequence ATGAATTTTTCAAAGCATGCCAATCAAAAAAAAATACAGAGGCTCAATTCAAGATATACAAAAATCATGAAACTCATGGGTACATCTTCCGTTCGCGTACTTTTTTTCAGTTTACTACTTGTTGCTGTTTTAGGTATTTCCGGTGGTATTGGCGTGGCTAAGGCCATATTAGACGCTTCACCGGAACTGGATTTTGATTCTCTTGTACCTGTTGGATATACTTCCTTCGTCCGCAATCAAGATGGTGTTATCTTACAAGAGCTATCTACCGGTGATGCAAATCGTATCTATGTTGAAATTGATGAGATTCCAAAACATGTACAAGATGCTTTTATTGTCATAGAGGATGAACGTTTTTATGAGCATAACGGTATCGACATGCGTGGTATTTTTAGAGCCATATTCGTCAATCTAAAATCCGGCGACTTAAGTGAAGGTGCCAGTACAATCACTCAGCAAGTTATCAAAAACAATGTTTTATCTTCCGAAAAAAGTTTTGAACGTAAAATTCAGGAACAGTATCTTGCCATACAGGTCGAGAAAACCTTAAGCAAGGATAAAATCTTGGAACTGTACTTAAATACAGCCGGACTTGGCAGAGGTACCAATGGCGTACAAGCTGCAGCAGGACGTTATTTCAATAAAGATGTATCTGAACTGACAATAGCAGAAGCTGCCGTCATTGCCGGCATTACCCAACGTCCAACCGATTATGATCCAGTGACAAATCCCGAAAATAATCGTAATCGACAACTAATTATTCTACAGTATCTTTTGGATCAGGGTAAAATCTCTAATGCCGCTTATCTGGAAGCTAAAGCAGAAAATGTATATGATAAAATTCAGATTACCAATCAAGAATTTGAAACAAAATCTGACTATTCTTATTTTGTTGACGAAGTGATTCGTCGTGTTGCATCCGACCTAGAAGTACAAAAAGGTTATACTGCAACTCAAGCCATTAACCTCATCTATCGAGGTGGTCTTGACATTTACATCACCCAAGATACCAGTTTGCAAAATATATTGGACCAATCCTTTGCTGATGAAAATAATTTTCCCACCGTTCAAGATGACTATAATGTAAAGCTTATGTATACTGCTTCTGTTCAAACAGATGAAGGTGTCATTCACCATTATGAAGAAAAGTTGCTTCAATCTGATGAGGAAGCCCTTGAGCACATTGAGTTCTTAAAAAGTGAATGGATCGGTGAAACAGATCGACTCATCTCCGATAATGCTTTATTTATACCTCAGCCTCAGGCCGCCATGGTTGTCATAGATTATCATACGGGTCAAGTTAAAGCAATCACTGGAGGCCGTGGTCAAAAAATAGGTAACCAAGTCCTAAACCGTGCCACCATGAGCAAGCGACAACCCGGTTCCACTTTCAAAATATTAGCGGCTTATCTACCCGCACTGGACACTATGGGTTTAACCTTGGCCAAAGTATACGATGACGTACCCTTAACCCTTCAAATACCTGGTGCAGGCTCTTATTCTCCGAAAAACTGGTATGACCACGCAGCCTATAACTATTGGGGCTTATCTACCATTCGAGAAGGTATCCAATGGTCTATGAACCTATTGGCCGTCAAAACCATGAATGATATTGGTATTCAAACCGGTTTCGATTATTTGAAAAACCTTGGTTTCACAACACTTGTTGAAAGAAGAGATGTTAATGGCACTATTTTCTCTGATAAAAATATTGTTTTACCCTTAGGTGGCTTAACCGATGGCGTAACACTACTTGAGCTAACGAATGCCTACGGGGCTATTGCTAATAACGGTGTTTATATCGAGCCATCCTTCTATACAAAGGTACTTGCACATGATGGCTCTTTGCTCCTATTAAAAGAGCCTTTCACTCAAACTGTTATGAAGGAAACAACGTCTTTCTTACTTACCAATGCTATGGAAGATGTGGTAAGAGCCGGTACCGGTACTGCTGTACGTTTTAACAATATGGCTATTGCTGGAAAAACTGGTACTACAAGTGATTCAAAAGACCTGGCATTTATCGGTTATACCCCTTATTATGTAGCAGGCGTTTGGTTAGGCCATGATGATCCTGAGAAAATGAGTCACAACCAACGTTATCATACACTCCTATGGCGGGATGTCATGTCCAAGATTCATGAAAATCTGGAAAATAAAAGCTTTCAGAGACCTGAAGGCATTGTACAAGCCACCATTTGTACAAAATCCGGTAAACTTGCCGTGAATGGTCTATGTACACATGACCCTCGAGGCTCTACAGCAAGAACTGAGTACTTTGCTGCCGGTACTGCACCAACAGAAGCATGTGATGTTCATGTAAAGATAACCGTATGTAAGGATTCTGGTCTTTTGCCAACCGTATATTGTCCCACTGACAGCTTGGTTCAACGCGTTTATACTGCTAGAACAGAACCTTTAGATCCAGCTTCATGGGATCCTGCAAGACCACCAAGGATTCGGGATTATGTCTATGAACTACCGAGTACAATAGAAAATGAATACTGTAACATCCACACACATATTGAGCCAATCCCTCAACCCTTACCTAACACCCTACCTTCTCTACCGTTAGAATAA